One Polaribacter sp. KT25b DNA segment encodes these proteins:
- a CDS encoding replication-associated recombination protein A, with the protein MNEPLAERIRPKTLDDYISQQHLVGKNGVLTKLIKQGIIPSLILWGPPGIGKTTLANIIATESKRPFYTLSAISSGVKDVREVIEKAKKSGGLFTTKNPILFIDEIHRFSKSQQDSLLGAVEKGWVTLIGATTENPSFEVIPALLSRCQVYILNSFDKDDLVALLHRAIEKDTFLSTKKITLKETDALLQVSSGDARKLLNIFELLVSADDEIEITNKLVLEKVQKNAARYDKTGEQHYDIISAFIKSIRGSDPNGAVYWLARMIEGGEDVKFIARRLLISASEDIGNANPTALILANNTFQAVSVIGNPESRIILSQCAVYLANSPKSNASYLAINNALGLVQKTGDLSIPLHLRNAPTKLMKDLDYGKNYKYSHDYPNNFVEQEFLPDEISGTKLYEPGNNARENQFKETLKNRWKNRYDY; encoded by the coding sequence ATGAATGAACCTTTGGCAGAAAGAATTAGACCTAAAACACTTGATGATTATATTAGTCAGCAACATTTAGTGGGTAAAAATGGTGTATTAACAAAATTGATAAAACAAGGAATCATTCCGTCTTTAATATTATGGGGACCTCCAGGAATTGGAAAAACAACTCTTGCAAATATTATTGCTACTGAATCTAAAAGACCATTTTATACGTTAAGCGCCATTAGTTCTGGAGTAAAAGACGTTAGAGAAGTTATTGAAAAAGCAAAAAAAAGTGGCGGATTATTTACCACGAAAAATCCTATTTTATTTATTGATGAAATTCATCGATTTAGCAAATCTCAACAAGATTCTTTATTAGGTGCCGTAGAAAAAGGTTGGGTTACTTTAATAGGTGCAACAACAGAAAACCCAAGTTTTGAAGTGATACCTGCCCTACTCTCTCGTTGTCAGGTTTATATTTTAAATTCTTTTGATAAAGATGATTTGGTTGCCTTATTACATAGAGCAATTGAAAAAGATACATTTTTATCAACAAAAAAAATTACTTTAAAAGAAACGGATGCTTTATTACAAGTTTCTAGTGGTGATGCAAGAAAACTTTTAAATATTTTTGAATTACTAGTTTCTGCGGATGATGAAATTGAAATTACAAACAAACTTGTTTTAGAGAAAGTTCAAAAGAATGCTGCTAGATATGACAAAACTGGCGAGCAACATTATGATATTATTTCTGCATTTATAAAATCAATAAGAGGGAGTGATCCAAATGGAGCTGTTTATTGGTTGGCAAGGATGATTGAAGGTGGAGAAGATGTAAAATTTATTGCAAGAAGATTATTAATCTCAGCATCCGAAGATATTGGAAATGCAAACCCAACTGCTTTAATTTTAGCGAATAACACTTTTCAAGCAGTATCTGTAATTGGGAATCCTGAATCTAGAATTATATTAAGTCAGTGTGCTGTTTATTTAGCAAATTCACCTAAAAGTAATGCTTCATATTTAGCCATAAATAACGCTTTAGGTTTAGTGCAAAAAACAGGAGATTTATCAATTCCTTTACATTTAAGAAACGCGCCAACTAAATTGATGAAAGATTTAGATTATGGTAAAAATTACAAATACTCTCATGATTATCCTAATAATTTTGTAGAACAAGAGTTTTTACCTGATGAAATTTCTGGCACAAAATTATATGAACCAGGTAACAACGCAAGAGAAAATCAGTTTAAAGAAACTTTAAAAAATAGATGGAAAAATAGATACGATTATTAG
- a CDS encoding rhomboid family intramembrane serine protease, producing MKDAQKLNSSRLFLVVPIVYVVSIWVIYWIEIQFNLNFNKFGVYPRTLEGFRGIFLTHFIHSDTGHLFNNSIPLFVLLCSLFYFYKEVAYKVLLIGGFLTGFLTWMIARDSYHIGASGIVYLLFSFVFFSGIIRKHYRLVALSLIIIFLYGSMIWYVLPIKDGMSWEGHLSGFLIGFVFAIIYRKKGIVKEEHQFIETEFDLLFDEDGNFSPPNIEELEKIEEKRIEIAEE from the coding sequence ATGAAAGACGCACAAAAACTAAACTCTTCAAGATTATTTTTAGTAGTTCCAATTGTATATGTGGTTTCAATTTGGGTAATTTATTGGATAGAAATACAATTTAATCTTAATTTTAATAAGTTTGGGGTATATCCCAGAACATTAGAAGGTTTTAGAGGTATTTTCTTAACACATTTTATCCATAGTGATACCGGTCATCTTTTTAATAACTCAATTCCTCTATTCGTCCTTTTATGTAGCCTTTTTTATTTTTATAAAGAAGTTGCTTACAAAGTTTTATTAATTGGAGGTTTTTTAACAGGATTTTTAACTTGGATGATTGCAAGAGATTCTTATCACATAGGCGCAAGTGGAATAGTTTATCTCCTTTTTAGTTTTGTCTTTTTTAGTGGGATAATAAGAAAACACTACAGATTAGTTGCACTTTCATTAATTATTATATTTCTCTACGGAAGTATGATTTGGTATGTTTTACCCATAAAAGATGGTATGTCTTGGGAAGGACATTTATCTGGTTTTTTAATAGGTTTTGTTTTTGCTATTATATATCGAAAAAAAGGAATTGTAAAAGAAGAACATCAATTTATAGAAACTGAATTCGATCTATTATTTGATGAAGATGGTAATTTTTCTCCACCAAATATAGAAGAATTAGAAAAAATTGAAGAGAAAAGAATTGAAATAGCAGAAGAATGA
- the rlmB gene encoding 23S rRNA (guanosine(2251)-2'-O)-methyltransferase RlmB produces MKENTTIFGIRAIIEAIESDATINKIYLQKGLRGNLFYILDKIIKEKKITTSLVPVEKLDRLSKNNNHQGAVAQISPIDFYDLERLIEDTIESDKIPLFLVLDQLSDVRNFGAIIRTAECTGVNGIIIQKNGSAPVNAETVKTSAGAAFKVPICKVDHIKDALYLLQASDIKTVAATEKTEDLIYDIDFNQPIAIVMGSEDKGVNPSVLKMVNYKAKLPLLGEIASLNVSVACGAFLYESVRQRINKL; encoded by the coding sequence ATGAAAGAAAACACTACAATTTTTGGTATTAGAGCAATCATTGAAGCAATAGAAAGTGATGCTACGATTAACAAAATATACCTACAGAAAGGATTAAGAGGAAATCTATTTTATATATTAGATAAAATCATAAAAGAGAAAAAAATTACTACAAGTTTAGTACCTGTAGAAAAATTAGATAGATTATCTAAAAACAATAATCATCAAGGAGCAGTTGCACAAATATCACCAATTGATTTTTATGACTTAGAAAGATTAATTGAGGATACAATTGAAAGCGATAAAATTCCTTTATTTTTGGTTTTAGACCAACTTTCTGATGTTCGAAATTTTGGAGCAATTATAAGAACTGCAGAATGTACTGGAGTTAACGGAATAATAATCCAAAAAAATGGAAGTGCACCTGTAAATGCTGAAACCGTTAAAACCTCAGCTGGAGCTGCATTTAAAGTTCCTATTTGTAAAGTAGATCACATCAAAGATGCTTTATACTTACTACAAGCATCCGATATTAAAACTGTTGCTGCAACAGAAAAAACTGAGGATTTAATTTATGATATCGACTTTAACCAACCAATAGCAATAGTTATGGGCTCTGAAGATAAAGGAGTAAATCCTTCTGTTTTAAAAATGGTAAATTATAAAGCTAAATTACCTTTGTTGGGTGAAATTGCTTCTTTAAATGTTTCCGTGGCTTGTGGGGCTTTTTTATATGAATCTGTAAGACAAAGAATAAATAAGCTGTAA
- a CDS encoding SusD/RagB family nutrient-binding outer membrane lipoprotein, with product MKLINKYILTLFVLTSIFSCSDYLDVNTSPNDPTADVVGPELILPAAQNGSYSAKAGTQNRFGLTLMNQWAGDVTNFTGGNVDEYRFNVTATFYGGIWNNAYLASDKLQAVINIDSPENVYFTAIAKVLKAQTMQYVVDIYGDAPYSEAFQRGENYQPAYDAASDIYKSLFIELTEAITLIDGAGLEAVNPGSSDVMLGGDMDMWKKFANTLRLKLLVRASSSSDGDVQSWVSSSWGAVKSLPFLGVGENITTNPGYTNGNGQQNYFWEIYGFSTDGNQTNTNRFIVGSQYFIEYLKASSAVSPVGAFDGRIAAFFNTASGSGGDYQGVIQGADDPVDENIGLSYIGAGLLADPSQDGLYFSAAESLFLQAEAALNGNISGSAQTFFENGISSSFAYYGLDATTYLTGISGISGIGWSASDNLEAIIRQKWTALHGIDGAEIFIEHNRTGFPDAPLPTLATQAHRPYRLLYPTSELNGNTANVPAVAASAIFAPAIFYQK from the coding sequence ATGAAATTAATTAATAAATATATTTTAACACTATTTGTTCTTACAAGTATATTTTCTTGTTCAGACTACTTAGATGTTAATACAAGTCCAAACGACCCTACAGCGGATGTAGTTGGACCAGAATTAATACTACCAGCTGCGCAAAATGGTTCATATTCAGCAAAAGCAGGTACTCAAAATAGATTTGGTTTAACTTTAATGAATCAATGGGCTGGTGATGTTACTAACTTTACTGGTGGTAATGTTGATGAATACAGATTTAATGTAACCGCTACTTTTTATGGTGGAATATGGAATAATGCTTATTTAGCATCAGATAAACTACAAGCTGTAATTAATATAGACTCACCAGAAAACGTTTATTTTACTGCAATTGCTAAAGTTTTAAAAGCTCAAACAATGCAATATGTTGTTGATATTTATGGAGATGCTCCTTACTCAGAAGCTTTTCAAAGAGGAGAAAATTATCAACCAGCTTATGATGCAGCTTCAGATATTTATAAATCTTTATTTATAGAATTAACAGAAGCTATTACCCTAATTGATGGTGCTGGTTTAGAAGCTGTTAATCCTGGTTCAAGTGATGTTATGTTAGGTGGAGATATGGATATGTGGAAGAAATTCGCAAATACATTAAGATTAAAACTATTAGTTAGAGCTTCTTCTTCATCTGATGGAGATGTTCAATCTTGGGTATCATCAAGCTGGGGTGCTGTTAAATCTTTACCTTTCTTAGGAGTTGGTGAAAATATAACTACTAATCCTGGATACACAAATGGTAATGGACAACAAAACTATTTTTGGGAAATTTATGGTTTTTCTACTGATGGAAACCAAACTAACACTAATAGATTTATTGTTGGATCTCAATATTTTATAGAATATTTAAAAGCAAGTAGTGCTGTTTCTCCAGTAGGAGCTTTTGATGGTCGTATAGCAGCATTCTTTAATACTGCTTCAGGTAGTGGAGGAGATTACCAAGGTGTAATACAAGGTGCGGATGACCCAGTAGATGAAAATATTGGACTATCTTATATCGGAGCTGGTTTATTAGCAGATCCTTCTCAAGATGGATTATACTTTTCTGCAGCTGAAAGCTTATTTTTACAAGCTGAAGCAGCCTTAAATGGAAATATTTCTGGTAGTGCTCAAACATTTTTTGAAAACGGAATTAGTAGTTCTTTTGCTTACTATGGTTTAGACGCTACAACTTACCTTACTGGAATATCTGGTATTAGTGGTATTGGTTGGAGTGCATCTGATAATTTAGAAGCTATTATAAGACAAAAATGGACAGCTCTTCATGGAATTGATGGTGCTGAGATATTTATAGAACATAACAGAACAGGTTTCCCTGATGCACCTTTACCTACATTAGCGACACAAGCTCACAGACCTTACCGTTTGTTGTATCCTACTTCTGAATTAAATGGTAACACAGCAAATGTGCCTGCGGTTGCTGCTTCAGCAATCTTTGCACCTGCTATCTTTTATCAAAAATAA
- a CDS encoding SusC/RagA family TonB-linked outer membrane protein, translating to MKTKFNGILTLLLAFVVQISFAQQKTISGTVSDKSGSLPGVSILVKGTNVGTESDFDGKYSIKAKAGDVLVFRYLGYKMVQKTVGSSNSINVAMEEDSSVLDEIVVTAFGIKRKPDELTTSNQVVKAEELTKAGAQNLAAALTGKVSGLDVRQVSSGVNQDFTITLRGMRSFSANNEALVVIDGVPSTAALFFALDPDIIENVNVLKGANGAALYGPRGSNGVVIVNTKKGGNGSEKGYTINIKTSSEFESYAYLPERQTRYGQGWASAGLFQHFVYENGAWGPEFDGSSIPVGLPLEDGTFRYSPYETLGSDNIGEFFQTGNTQNYSASISGGNLEDGYANFSVSHLNREFIIEDDTQKRTTISLRAGKQLGKFSLEGNIQYVTFRTQNAGTSLYGDLLHTATNIDLSQFSDGNNATHWNGYFDSPYWNRKNIRTFSLSDRINASVNLGYKVNDNINIRSTTSLYSSTGSGYNYNNGYVDPTSVSDLSGFTRTITSSYGSNTSSYIRLYSDLIANFDYQLTEDFNLNANLGATVNQTTTTNNGQSGTNLTIPGLYNIQNVINTNPATDSKTISRQQAIFADVTLGYKDYLFLNATARNDWLSTLNGQNFFYPSAGVSFIPTKAFESLTDNDVIDRIKLSYSFVQVGNANAVSAYDTNNLYSQASGTFYGTYPFGTANAFLPSASITDPNLKPEFTNSHEFGLTAEFLKRKIRFDVSGYIGSTTDQISEISTSYASGLTSNTINIGAADTKGIEIDLGLTPIDTENWTLLLNASYAASRMEVTKVSDQSDEVQVAGGTVGIFAEVGEQFPIIKGSDYVYDPEGHVVVDTNGDPLVSEELQILGKTTPDYILNFNGSLRYKDFTLSVTADYRTGHSFYSGTKSQLAWSGYLVESAENGRNGFIFPNSVIETSPGVYTTNTSVVTGGPDDSAFLNYYSGRYSDIARNFVLDATALKVREISLSYTMPKAYLDGTGVSGLSVTAVARNPFTILSAENRGYADPEASNQGGNGVGLSTVGNYPNTRTFGLNLNLTF from the coding sequence ATGAAGACAAAGTTTAATGGAATTTTAACGCTATTACTGGCGTTTGTAGTGCAAATATCCTTTGCACAGCAGAAAACTATTTCTGGAACAGTATCTGACAAATCAGGATCTTTACCAGGGGTAAGTATTTTAGTTAAAGGTACCAACGTAGGTACTGAAAGTGATTTTGACGGAAAATACTCTATAAAAGCTAAAGCAGGAGATGTTTTGGTTTTTAGATATCTTGGTTACAAAATGGTTCAAAAAACTGTTGGTAGCTCGAATAGCATTAATGTTGCTATGGAAGAAGATTCTAGTGTATTAGATGAAATTGTTGTTACAGCATTTGGTATTAAAAGAAAACCAGATGAGTTAACAACTTCTAACCAAGTGGTAAAAGCAGAAGAGCTTACCAAAGCTGGTGCACAAAATTTAGCAGCTGCATTAACAGGTAAAGTATCTGGTTTAGACGTAAGACAAGTAAGTAGTGGTGTAAACCAAGACTTTACTATTACTTTAAGAGGTATGAGGTCTTTTTCTGCAAATAACGAAGCTCTTGTTGTAATTGATGGTGTACCATCTACAGCTGCTTTATTTTTCGCTTTAGATCCAGACATCATTGAAAATGTTAACGTTTTAAAAGGTGCAAATGGAGCTGCATTATATGGTCCAAGAGGATCAAATGGTGTGGTTATTGTTAACACAAAAAAAGGTGGAAACGGTTCTGAAAAAGGATATACAATAAATATCAAAACTTCTTCAGAATTTGAAAGTTATGCATATTTACCAGAGAGACAAACTAGATACGGTCAAGGTTGGGCTAGTGCTGGTCTTTTTCAACACTTTGTATATGAAAATGGAGCTTGGGGTCCTGAATTTGACGGATCAAGTATTCCTGTTGGTTTACCTTTAGAAGATGGTACATTCCGCTATTCTCCTTATGAAACTTTAGGATCAGACAATATTGGTGAGTTCTTTCAGACTGGAAACACTCAAAATTACTCTGCTTCGATTAGCGGTGGTAATTTAGAAGATGGTTATGCTAACTTTAGTGTTTCCCATTTAAATAGAGAATTTATTATTGAAGATGATACACAAAAAAGAACAACTATTTCTTTAAGAGCTGGTAAGCAACTAGGTAAATTTAGTTTAGAAGGAAATATTCAATATGTAACTTTTAGAACTCAAAATGCTGGTACTAGCTTATATGGTGATTTATTACATACAGCAACTAATATTGACTTAAGTCAATTCTCAGATGGGAATAATGCTACACACTGGAATGGTTATTTTGATAGTCCTTATTGGAATCGTAAAAACATTAGAACTTTTTCTCTTAGTGACAGAATTAATGCAAGTGTTAATTTAGGTTATAAAGTAAATGATAACATTAATATAAGATCTACAACAAGTCTTTATTCTTCTACAGGTAGTGGATATAACTACAATAATGGTTATGTAGATCCTACATCTGTTTCTGATTTAAGTGGATTTACAAGAACAATCACATCTTCTTATGGATCTAATACTAGTTCTTATATTAGACTTTACTCAGATCTTATTGCTAATTTCGATTATCAATTAACTGAAGATTTTAATTTAAATGCAAATTTAGGTGCTACTGTAAACCAAACTACAACTACCAATAATGGTCAAAGTGGTACAAATTTAACAATTCCTGGTCTATATAACATTCAAAATGTTATTAATACAAATCCTGCTACGGATTCTAAAACAATATCTAGACAACAAGCTATTTTTGCAGATGTTACTTTAGGTTATAAGGATTATTTATTCCTAAATGCTACTGCTAGAAATGACTGGTTATCTACTTTAAATGGTCAAAACTTCTTTTATCCAAGTGCAGGTGTATCTTTTATACCTACAAAAGCATTTGAAAGCTTAACAGATAATGACGTAATTGATAGAATAAAATTATCTTATAGTTTTGTACAGGTTGGTAACGCAAATGCTGTTAGCGCATATGATACTAATAACTTATATTCTCAAGCTAGTGGTACTTTTTATGGAACATATCCTTTTGGAACTGCAAATGCATTTTTACCATCTGCAAGTATTACTGACCCTAACTTAAAGCCTGAGTTTACTAATAGCCATGAATTTGGATTGACAGCAGAGTTCTTAAAAAGAAAAATTAGATTTGATGTATCCGGTTATATTGGATCTACAACAGATCAAATTAGTGAAATTAGTACATCTTATGCATCAGGATTAACTTCTAATACAATTAATATTGGAGCGGCAGATACAAAAGGTATTGAAATTGATTTAGGGTTAACACCTATTGATACTGAAAACTGGACGTTATTACTTAATGCATCATACGCTGCAAGTAGAATGGAAGTTACAAAGGTTTCTGACCAAAGTGATGAAGTACAAGTAGCTGGTGGTACTGTTGGTATCTTTGCAGAAGTAGGAGAGCAATTTCCAATAATAAAAGGTAGTGACTATGTATATGACCCTGAAGGACACGTTGTTGTAGATACTAATGGTGATCCATTAGTTTCTGAAGAACTTCAAATATTAGGAAAAACTACTCCAGATTATATCTTAAACTTTAATGGATCTTTAAGATATAAAGACTTTACTTTATCTGTTACTGCAGATTATAGAACTGGTCATTCTTTCTATTCAGGAACAAAATCACAATTAGCATGGTCAGGTTACTTAGTTGAATCTGCTGAAAATGGTAGAAACGGATTTATTTTCCCTAATTCAGTTATTGAAACTTCTCCAGGTGTATATACAACTAACACTTCAGTTGTTACTGGAGGACCAGACGATAGTGCATTCTTAAACTATTATTCAGGTAGATATTCTGATATTGCTAGAAACTTTGTTTTAGACGCAACCGCTTTAAAAGTAAGAGAAATTTCTCTTTCTTACACAATGCCTAAAGCTTATTTAGATGGTACTGGAGTATCAGGTTTGTCTGTAACAGCTGTTGCAAGAAACCCATTTACAATTTTATCTGCTGAAAATAGAGGTTATGCAGATCCAGAAGCGTCTAATCAAGGTGGTAATGGTGTAGGACTTAGTACAGTTGGTAATTACCCAAATACTAGAACATTCGGTCTAAACCTTAACTTAACATTTTAA
- the rpsL gene encoding 30S ribosomal protein S12, which yields MPTIQQLVRKGRTKITKKSKSAALSSCPQRRGVCTRVYTTTPKKPNSAMRKVARVRLTNGNEINAYIPGEGHNLQEHSIVLVRGGRVKDLPGVKYHVVRGALDTAGVEGRTQRRSKYGAKRPKK from the coding sequence ATGCCAACTATTCAACAATTAGTTCGTAAAGGAAGAACCAAAATAACTAAGAAGAGTAAATCGGCTGCTTTGTCGTCTTGTCCTCAAAGACGTGGAGTGTGTACTCGTGTTTATACTACAACACCAAAGAAACCTAATTCAGCAATGCGTAAAGTTGCCAGAGTTAGATTAACAAATGGTAATGAGATAAATGCATACATCCCAGGTGAAGGACATAATTTGCAAGAGCACTCGATAGTATTAGTTAGAGGTGGAAGGGTAAAAGATTTACCAGGTGTTAAATATCACGTGGTACGTGGAGCATTAGATACAGCAGGTGTTGAGGGAAGAACTCAGCGTAGGTCTAAGTATGGTGCGAAACGCCCAAAAAAGTAA
- the rpsG gene encoding 30S ribosomal protein S7, which translates to MRKRAAKKRVLLPDPKFNDQLVTRFVNNLMWSGKKSVAFKVFYDALDIVEERKGEGEEKSALEIWKDGLSNVMPHVEVRSRRVGGATFQIPMQIRPDRKVSMAIKWMILYTRKRNEKTMAQRLAAEILAAAKEEGAAVKKRTDTHKMAEANKAFSHFRF; encoded by the coding sequence ATGAGAAAAAGAGCAGCAAAAAAAAGAGTCTTATTACCAGATCCAAAGTTTAACGATCAGCTAGTAACGCGTTTTGTTAATAACTTAATGTGGAGTGGTAAGAAGTCAGTAGCATTTAAAGTATTTTATGATGCATTAGACATTGTAGAAGAAAGAAAAGGAGAAGGCGAAGAAAAATCGGCTTTAGAAATTTGGAAAGATGGTTTGTCAAATGTAATGCCACATGTCGAGGTGAGATCTCGTAGAGTTGGTGGAGCAACATTTCAGATTCCAATGCAAATTAGACCAGACCGTAAAGTGTCTATGGCTATTAAATGGATGATTTTGTATACTCGTAAGAGAAACGAAAAAACTATGGCACAGCGTTTAGCAGCAGAAATTTTAGCAGCAGCTAAAGAAGAGGGTGCGGCGGTTAAAAAACGTACAGATACACATAAAATGGCGGAAGCAAATAAAGCTTTCTCTCACTTTAGATTTTAA
- the fusA gene encoding elongation factor G → MARDLKFTRNIGIAAHIDAGKTTTTERVLYYTGVSHKIGEVHDGAATMDWMEQEQERGITITSAATTCEWQFPLENAKPTPETKGYHFNIIDTPGHVDFTVEVNRSLRVLDGLVFLFSAVDGVEPQSETNWRLADNYKVPRIGFVNKMDRQGSDFLNVCQQVKDMLKSNAVPIVLNIGDEDDFRGIIDLVKNRAIVWHDETQGATFDVIEIPEDMKAEARKYRALLIEEVASYDENLLEKFMEDEDSITEEEVHKALRAAVMDMAIIPMICGSAFKNKGVQFLLDAVCRYLPSPMDKEGIVGVNPDTEEKELRKPSVDEPFAALAFKIATDPFVGRLAFFRAYSGRLDAGSYVLNNRSGKKERISRIYQMHANKQNAIDYIEAGDIGAAVGFKSIKTGDTLSAEKFPIVLESMDFPDPVIGIAVEPKTKADVDKLGIGLSKLAEEDPTFTVRSDEASGQTIISGMGELHLDVIVDRLRREFKVEVNQGQPQVEYKEAITASADHREVYKKQSGGRGKFADIVFTLEPADEGVQGLVFESVIKGGNVPKEFVPSIEKGFKEAMKNGPLAGYEMDSMKVTLKDGSFHAVDSDQLSFELAAKLGFKAAAKAAKAKIMEPLMKLEVLTPEENMGDIVGDLNRRRGQVNDMSDRNGAKVVKALVPLSEMFGYVTALRTMSSGRATSTMEFSHYAETPSNVSEEVIAKSKG, encoded by the coding sequence ATGGCTAGAGATTTAAAATTTACAAGAAATATTGGTATTGCAGCACATATTGATGCTGGTAAAACTACAACAACAGAACGTGTATTGTATTATACAGGTGTTTCTCATAAAATTGGAGAAGTACATGATGGTGCTGCTACAATGGATTGGATGGAGCAAGAGCAGGAAAGAGGTATTACAATTACTTCGGCTGCAACTACATGTGAGTGGCAGTTTCCGTTAGAAAATGCAAAACCAACTCCAGAAACTAAAGGATATCACTTTAATATTATTGATACTCCAGGACACGTTGATTTTACTGTAGAAGTAAATAGATCATTACGTGTATTAGATGGTTTAGTGTTTTTATTTAGTGCAGTTGATGGTGTAGAACCACAATCTGAAACTAACTGGAGATTAGCAGATAACTATAAAGTGCCTAGAATTGGTTTCGTTAATAAAATGGACCGTCAAGGATCTGATTTTTTAAATGTTTGTCAGCAGGTAAAAGATATGTTAAAATCTAATGCGGTGCCAATCGTTTTAAATATTGGTGACGAAGATGATTTTAGAGGTATTATAGATTTAGTAAAGAATCGTGCTATTGTATGGCATGATGAAACTCAAGGAGCAACTTTTGATGTTATCGAAATCCCTGAGGATATGAAAGCAGAAGCTCGTAAGTATCGTGCACTTTTAATTGAAGAAGTAGCAAGTTACGATGAGAACCTTTTAGAGAAGTTCATGGAAGATGAAGACTCTATTACTGAAGAGGAGGTGCATAAAGCATTAAGAGCTGCTGTAATGGATATGGCTATCATTCCTATGATTTGTGGTTCTGCCTTTAAAAATAAAGGTGTTCAGTTTCTTTTAGATGCTGTATGTCGTTACTTACCTTCTCCTATGGATAAGGAAGGTATTGTAGGTGTAAATCCAGATACTGAAGAAAAAGAATTGCGTAAGCCTAGTGTAGATGAACCGTTTGCTGCTTTAGCATTTAAAATTGCTACAGACCCTTTTGTTGGTCGTTTGGCGTTTTTTAGAGCGTATTCTGGTCGCTTAGATGCAGGTTCTTATGTTTTAAATAACCGTTCAGGTAAAAAAGAAAGAATTTCTCGTATTTATCAAATGCATGCTAATAAACAGAATGCAATTGATTATATTGAGGCTGGAGATATTGGTGCTGCTGTTGGATTTAAGTCTATTAAAACAGGAGACACTTTATCAGCAGAAAAATTTCCTATTGTTTTAGAATCTATGGATTTTCCAGATCCAGTAATCGGTATAGCTGTAGAGCCTAAAACAAAAGCGGATGTAGATAAATTAGGTATTGGATTAAGTAAATTAGCAGAAGAAGATCCTACTTTTACAGTTCGTTCAGATGAAGCTTCTGGTCAAACTATTATTTCTGGAATGGGTGAGTTACACTTAGATGTAATTGTAGACCGTTTAAGACGTGAGTTTAAAGTAGAAGTAAATCAAGGGCAACCTCAAGTTGAATATAAAGAAGCTATTACTGCAAGTGCTGATCATAGAGAAGTTTATAAAAAGCAATCTGGTGGTCGTGGTAAGTTTGCAGATATTGTATTTACTTTAGAACCTGCGGATGAAGGTGTTCAAGGTTTAGTTTTCGAATCTGTAATTAAAGGTGGTAATGTTCCTAAAGAATTTGTGCCTTCTATCGAAAAAGGATTTAAAGAAGCTATGAAGAATGGTCCTTTAGCAGGTTATGAAATGGATTCTATGAAAGTAACTTTAAAGGATGGGTCTTTCCACGCAGTGGATTCTGATCAACTATCTTTTGAATTAGCTGCAAAATTAGGTTTTAAAGCTGCTGCTAAAGCTGCTAAGGCTAAAATTATGGAGCCTTTAATGAAGTTAGAAGTTTTAACTCCTGAGGAGAACATGGGGGATATTGTTGGAGATTTAAATAGAAGAAGAGGTCAGGTTAATGATATGAGTGATCGTAACGGAGCTAAAGTTGTAAAAGCTTTAGTGCCATTATCTGAAATGTTTGGATATGTTACAGCTTTAAGAACTATGTCTTCTGGTAGAGCAACTTCTACTATGGAATTTTCACATTATGCTGAAACTCCTTCTAATGTTTCTGAAGAGGTAATAGCTAAATCTAAAGGTTAA
- the rpsJ gene encoding 30S ribosomal protein S10, with protein MSQKIRIKLKSYDYNLVDKSAEKIVKTVKSTGAVVNGPIPLPTHKKIFTVLRSPHVNKKSREQFQLASYKRLLDIYSSSSKTIDALMKLELPSGVEVEIKV; from the coding sequence ATGAGTCAAAAAATTAGAATAAAATTAAAGTCTTACGATTACAATTTAGTAGATAAATCTGCTGAAAAAATTGTAAAGACGGTAAAAAGTACTGGAGCTGTAGTAAATGGTCCAATACCATTACCAACACATAAAAAGATTTTTACTGTATTGCGTTCTCCACACGTAAATAAAAAATCTAGAGAACAATTTCAATTAGCTTCTTATAAAAGGTTATTAGATATTTATAGTTCTTCATCGAAAACTATTGATGCACTAATGAAACTTGAGTTACCAAGTGGTGTTGAAGTTGAAATCAAAGTGTAA